A stretch of Mus caroli chromosome 5, CAROLI_EIJ_v1.1, whole genome shotgun sequence DNA encodes these proteins:
- the N4bp2l1 gene encoding NEDD4-binding protein 2-like 1 yields the protein MEDSFLESFERLSLQQRQHQPPPRPPPARGPPPRRHSFRKHLYLLRGLPGSGKTTLARQLQHDYPRALIFSTDDFFFREDGTYEFNPNLLEEAHEWNQKRARKAMRNGISPIIIDNTNLHAWEMKPYAVMALENNYEVIFREPDTRWKFNVQELARRNIHGVPKEKIHRMKERYEHNVTFHSVLHAEKPSRANRNQGRNSEPSSGSGYWNTYTELPNWRANGLYSNEGYRRGGHHQGY from the exons ATGGAGGACAGTTTTCTGGAATCGTTCGAGAGGCTGAGCCTCCAACAGCGGCAGCACCAGCCGCCTCCTCGGCCGCCGCCCGCGCGGGGGCCGCCTCCGCGCCGCCACAGCTTTAGGAAACACCTCTACCTCCTGCGCGGCCTCCCGGGCTCGGGAAAAACCACGCTGGCCAG ACAGCTGCAGCACGACTACCCCAGAGCCCTGATTTTCAGCACCGATGACTTTTTCTTCAGGGAAGATGGCACCTATGAGTTCAACCCCAACCTCTTGGAGGAAGCTCATGAGTGGAACCAGAAAAGAG CAAGGAAAGCAATGCGGAATGGCATATCCCCCATTATTATTGATAACACCAACCTGCACGCCTGGGAAATGAAGCCCTATGCAGTCATG GCTCTTGAGAATAACTATGAAGTTATATTCCGGGAACCTGACACTCGCTGGAAATTCAACGTTCAAGAGTTAGCAAG AAGAAACATCCATGGGGtcccaaaagaaaaaatacaccgAATGAAAGAACGGTATGAACACAATGTTACCTTTCACAGTGTCCTTCATGCAGAAAAGCCGAGCAGAGCGAACAGAAACCAGGGTAGGAACAGTGAACCGTCCAGCGGCTCGGGGTACTGGAACACCTACACAGAGCTCCCCAACTGGAGGGCTAATGGCCTCTACTCCAACGAGGGCTACAGAAGGGGTGGCCATCACCAAGGATATTAA